The Amycolatopsis sp. DG1A-15b genome window below encodes:
- a CDS encoding inositol monophosphatase → MTLLSSRPPRPVEPGLLSRALEVAGRLANDATDVITATAGRGAHPSTLDSPFDWVTDTDRILERHTRRVLTAEFPGIPVVGHEFGADHGADVAEYRWVVDSVDGTANYVAGVPWCAYSLALVDAAGPVVGVVADPYRAQIYAAARGRGARANGKPIKLVDRCVTAGALVCTELARSGPWPGMGGFIERAAAAHAGVRVLGSAALSIAQVALGHAAAAVLHSYHEWDVAGSVAMAIEAGAVVLDKHGEDTALPTDGLLVAAPGVADEVLGWWQETAG, encoded by the coding sequence ATGACCCTCTTGTCCTCACGGCCGCCGCGGCCCGTCGAGCCCGGCCTGCTGTCGAGGGCGCTCGAAGTGGCCGGGCGGCTGGCCAACGACGCCACCGACGTGATCACCGCGACCGCCGGCCGCGGCGCCCACCCTTCCACGCTGGACTCGCCGTTCGACTGGGTCACCGACACGGATCGGATCCTGGAGCGCCATACGCGGCGCGTCCTGACGGCGGAGTTCCCGGGCATCCCGGTGGTCGGCCACGAGTTCGGCGCCGACCACGGCGCGGACGTCGCGGAGTACCGCTGGGTGGTCGACTCGGTGGACGGCACGGCGAACTACGTGGCCGGGGTGCCGTGGTGCGCGTACAGCCTGGCGCTGGTGGACGCGGCGGGCCCGGTCGTGGGCGTGGTGGCTGATCCGTACCGGGCCCAGATCTACGCCGCGGCGCGCGGCCGGGGGGCCCGCGCGAACGGCAAGCCGATCAAGCTGGTGGACCGCTGCGTGACGGCGGGGGCGCTCGTGTGCACCGAGCTGGCCCGCAGCGGGCCGTGGCCGGGCATGGGCGGCTTCATCGAGCGAGCGGCGGCGGCCCACGCCGGGGTGCGCGTCCTCGGGTCGGCGGCGTTGTCGATCGCCCAGGTGGCCTTGGGCCACGCGGCGGCGGCGGTGCTGCACAGCTACCACGAGTGGGACGTGGCCGGATCGGTGGCGATGGCCATCGAGGCGGGCGCGGTGGTGCTGGACAAGCACGGCGAGGACACGGCGCTGCCGACGGACGGCTTGCTGGTGGCGGCGCCGGGGGTCGCGGACGAGGTGCTCGGGTGGTGGCAGGAGACGGCGGGCTAA
- a CDS encoding geranylgeranyl reductase family protein, protein MSRRTADQDAEVIVVGAGPAGSTVATYLARAGVDVLLLEKTEFPREKVCGDGLTPRGVKQLIDLGIDTSEDAGWVHSRGLRILTGDLTLELDWPDLTSYPPYGVSRTRHDFDDLLAKLAVKAGARLYERTTVTGAITNASGRVVGVEAKVGPERTPVKYSAPLVLACDGVSARLALSVGIQKNEKRPMGVAVRQYYKSPRHDDPFIEGHLELWDRSDPRDPKLLPGYGWAFPLGDGTVNVGLGMLSTSASFRNTDYRALLRQWLDGTPEAWGYREENAIGKVGGAGLPMGFNRTPHYRDGLLLLGDAGGMVSPFNGEGISAAMESAQIAAEVVVQALARREGPSRERALEAYPRAVGELMGGYYQLGNVFAKIIGKPKIMHACTKYGLRINKLLPLVYKGLSGCYDAKGGDGVDRLISALAKVTPSPR, encoded by the coding sequence ATGAGTCGACGCACCGCAGACCAGGACGCCGAAGTCATCGTCGTCGGCGCCGGACCCGCCGGTTCCACCGTGGCCACCTACCTGGCCCGCGCGGGCGTCGACGTGCTGCTGCTGGAGAAGACCGAGTTCCCCCGCGAGAAGGTCTGCGGTGACGGCCTGACCCCGCGCGGCGTCAAGCAGCTGATCGACCTGGGCATCGACACCAGCGAGGACGCGGGCTGGGTGCACAGCCGCGGCCTGCGGATCCTCACCGGCGACCTGACGCTGGAGCTCGACTGGCCGGACCTGACGAGCTACCCGCCGTACGGCGTTTCCCGCACCCGCCACGACTTCGACGACCTCCTCGCGAAGCTCGCCGTGAAGGCGGGCGCGCGGCTGTACGAGCGCACCACCGTCACCGGCGCGATCACCAACGCGAGCGGGCGCGTGGTCGGCGTCGAGGCGAAGGTCGGCCCGGAGCGGACGCCGGTGAAGTACTCCGCGCCGCTGGTCCTGGCCTGCGACGGCGTCTCCGCGCGGCTCGCCCTGAGCGTCGGCATCCAGAAGAACGAGAAGCGCCCGATGGGCGTGGCGGTGCGCCAGTACTACAAGAGCCCGCGCCACGACGACCCGTTCATCGAGGGCCACCTCGAGCTGTGGGACCGCTCGGACCCGCGCGACCCGAAGCTGCTGCCGGGCTACGGCTGGGCGTTCCCGCTCGGCGATGGCACGGTGAACGTCGGCCTCGGCATGCTCTCGACGTCGGCCTCGTTCCGGAACACCGACTACCGCGCGCTGCTGCGCCAGTGGCTCGACGGGACGCCGGAGGCGTGGGGCTACCGCGAGGAGAACGCGATCGGCAAGGTCGGCGGCGCCGGTCTCCCGATGGGCTTCAACCGCACCCCGCACTACCGCGACGGCCTGCTGCTGCTGGGCGACGCGGGCGGCATGGTCAGCCCGTTCAACGGCGAAGGCATCTCGGCCGCGATGGAGTCCGCGCAGATCGCCGCGGAGGTCGTCGTGCAGGCGCTGGCCCGGCGTGAAGGGCCTTCGCGGGAGCGGGCGCTGGAGGCGTACCCGCGGGCCGTGGGCGAGCTGATGGGCGGCTACTACCAGCTGGGCAACGTCTTCGCGAAGATCATCGGCAAGCCGAAGATCATGCACGCGTGCACCAAGTACGGGCTGCGCATCAACAAGCTCCTGCCGCTGGTCTACAAGGGCCTCTCGGGCTGCTACGACGCCAAGGGCGGCGACGGCGTCGACCGCCTGATCTCGGCTCTGGCGAAGGTGACCCCGAGCCCGCGCTGA
- a CDS encoding DUF3592 domain-containing protein, with product MSTKGERARRVGWWTTLGVASLLTVMCVCLLFAAIRNDSAISAQLGTATATVDSVAFDRTIIHFETPDGIVHSPANGVLYPDGLAAGQLVRIEYDASDPELARVAGRSATLTLLPLGSFVFFTWLVAGPALWWIRRQNKRVKAEAAA from the coding sequence GTGAGCACGAAAGGTGAGCGGGCGAGGCGCGTCGGGTGGTGGACCACCCTCGGCGTCGCCTCGCTCCTCACGGTGATGTGCGTGTGCCTGCTGTTCGCGGCGATCCGCAACGACAGCGCGATCTCGGCCCAGCTCGGCACGGCGACGGCCACGGTGGATTCGGTGGCGTTCGACCGCACGATCATCCACTTCGAGACCCCGGACGGCATCGTCCACAGCCCGGCGAACGGCGTGCTGTACCCGGACGGCCTGGCGGCGGGCCAGCTGGTCCGCATCGAGTACGACGCGTCCGACCCGGAGCTGGCCCGGGTGGCCGGCCGGTCGGCGACGCTGACGCTGCTGCCGCTGGGGAGTTTCGTGTTCTTCACGTGGCTGGTGGCCGGTCCGGCGCTGTGGTGGATCCGGCGGCAGAACAAGCGCGTGAAGGCGGAGGCCGCGGCTTAG
- a CDS encoding glycosyltransferase family 1 protein: MTNSVLRVVEHLRERAHDVLIIAPGPGPDSYRGAPVVRIPALDVPGVSSLPIGLPTRTVLNALAAFGPDVVHLASPFVVGARGLAAARRLRVPSIAVYQTDIAGFAAAYGFGLGARAAWRWVRRLHSRADRTLAPSSDSVEQLELHGVPRVHRWARGVDIDRFSPAHADPALRAELAPDGELLVGFVGRLAPEKEVDRLAALAAVPGIRVVVVGDGPELENLRGQLPDAAFLGAKYGEDLSKAYASLDVFVHTGPHETFCQAVQEAMASGLPVLAPDAGGPKDLVLPGRTGYLLPADRERFGPALVEKVDALRDAALRARLGEKARKVVLGRTWPAVCHELVGHYEAVRGRAARAA, from the coding sequence GTGACCAACTCCGTCCTGCGGGTCGTCGAGCACCTGCGCGAACGCGCGCACGACGTGCTGATCATCGCCCCCGGCCCCGGCCCGGACTCCTACCGCGGGGCCCCGGTGGTCCGGATTCCCGCGCTGGACGTCCCCGGGGTCAGCTCCCTGCCGATCGGCCTGCCGACGCGCACGGTGCTGAACGCGCTGGCGGCGTTCGGCCCGGACGTCGTGCACCTGGCGTCGCCGTTCGTGGTCGGCGCGCGTGGGCTCGCCGCGGCGAGACGGCTGCGCGTCCCTTCGATCGCCGTCTACCAGACCGACATCGCCGGGTTCGCCGCCGCGTACGGCTTCGGACTCGGCGCCCGCGCCGCGTGGCGCTGGGTGCGGCGGCTGCACTCGCGCGCCGACCGGACCCTCGCCCCGTCCAGCGATTCCGTCGAGCAGCTGGAGCTGCACGGCGTCCCACGCGTGCACCGGTGGGCCCGCGGTGTGGACATCGACCGGTTCTCCCCGGCGCACGCCGACCCGGCGCTGCGGGCCGAGCTGGCCCCGGACGGTGAGCTCCTCGTCGGGTTCGTCGGCCGGCTGGCCCCCGAAAAGGAGGTCGACCGGCTGGCCGCGCTGGCCGCGGTGCCGGGGATCCGCGTGGTCGTCGTCGGCGACGGGCCCGAACTCGAAAACCTCAGGGGACAGCTGCCGGACGCGGCTTTCCTCGGCGCGAAGTACGGCGAAGACCTCTCGAAGGCGTACGCAAGCCTCGACGTCTTCGTCCACACCGGACCGCACGAGACGTTCTGCCAGGCGGTGCAGGAAGCGATGGCCTCCGGGCTGCCGGTGCTCGCCCCGGACGCGGGCGGCCCGAAGGACCTCGTGCTGCCCGGCCGCACCGGGTACCTGCTGCCCGCGGACCGCGAGCGGTTCGGCCCGGCACTCGTCGAAAAGGTCGACGCCCTCCGAGACGCCGCGTTGCGCGCGAGGCTCGGCGAGAAGGCGCGCAAGGTGGTGCTGGGGCGCACCTGGCCCGCCGTCTGCCACGAGCTGGTCGGGCACTACGAAGCCGTGCGGGGCCGGGCCGCCCGCGCGGCCTGA
- a CDS encoding glycosyltransferase family 1 protein: MHIVQVANFYGPRSGGLRTALHHLGAGYVASGHEVTLVVPGRRYADEVLPTGVRRFSLRAPRIPGTGGYRAVDPHRVRAVLRKLEPDRLEVSDRLTLRGMGGWASRRGVPSTVISHERLDRLLEQFLLPAPVARRVADAANRRMAASYDTVVCTTAFARAEFDRIAAPNVRHVPLGVDLTTFRPAMRDDGRRAGLAGGADVLLVHCGRLSPEKHVERSVDTVAELAASGARVRLVVAGDGPRRRALERRARGLPVTFLGFLPGRGDVARLLASADVSLAPGPHETFGLAALEALASGTPVVVSASSALREIVRPGCGAAVDDHAPAFAAAVTDLLDSPEDQRRAAARARAEEFTWPAAVAGMLATHG; this comes from the coding sequence GTGCACATCGTCCAGGTCGCGAACTTCTACGGGCCGCGCTCGGGCGGGCTGCGCACCGCACTGCACCACCTCGGCGCCGGCTACGTCGCGAGCGGGCACGAGGTGACGCTCGTGGTGCCCGGCCGCCGGTACGCCGACGAGGTCCTGCCGACCGGCGTGCGCCGGTTTTCCCTGCGGGCGCCGCGGATCCCGGGTACCGGCGGCTACCGGGCCGTCGACCCGCACCGGGTCCGCGCGGTGCTGCGGAAGCTCGAGCCGGACCGCCTGGAGGTGTCCGACCGGCTGACGCTGCGGGGGATGGGCGGCTGGGCGAGCCGCCGCGGCGTGCCCAGCACGGTCATCTCCCACGAGCGCCTCGACCGCTTGCTCGAGCAGTTCCTGCTGCCCGCGCCGGTGGCCCGCCGCGTCGCCGACGCCGCGAACCGGCGGATGGCCGCGAGCTACGACACGGTCGTCTGCACGACGGCGTTCGCGCGCGCGGAGTTCGACCGGATCGCGGCGCCGAACGTCCGCCACGTCCCGCTCGGCGTCGACCTCACGACGTTCCGGCCCGCCATGCGCGACGACGGCAGGCGCGCCGGCCTGGCCGGCGGAGCGGACGTCCTGCTGGTCCACTGTGGACGCTTGTCGCCGGAGAAGCACGTGGAGCGCAGCGTGGACACCGTCGCCGAGCTGGCGGCGTCGGGTGCGCGCGTGCGGCTGGTGGTGGCGGGTGACGGGCCGCGACGGCGGGCGCTGGAGCGCCGGGCGCGCGGCCTGCCGGTGACGTTCCTGGGTTTCCTGCCGGGCCGCGGCGACGTCGCCCGGCTGCTGGCCAGCGCGGACGTCTCCCTCGCCCCCGGCCCGCACGAGACGTTCGGGCTCGCGGCGCTGGAGGCACTGGCGTCCGGGACGCCGGTGGTCGTCTCGGCGTCGTCGGCGCTGCGGGAGATCGTGCGGCCGGGCTGCGGGGCGGCGGTCGACGACCACGCGCCCGCGTTCGCGGCCGCCGTCACGGATCTGCTGGACAGCCCGGAAGACCAGCGGCGGGCGGCGGCGCGGGCCCGTGCCGAAGAGTTCACCTGGCCCGCGGCGGTGGCCGGGATGCTCGCCACGCACGGCTGA
- a CDS encoding GNAT family N-acetyltransferase: MPTLRTPRLTLVPLRDEHLELEYELDSDPEVMRYLTGRAATRAEVERAHARRMATEPGFGFWMGFAREDFVGWWLLRPPHGPDQPEVDGEAELGYRLLRRQWRQGYAREGSLELLRYGFEELGLDRIFAQTMAVNTPSRATMVSAGLTFARAFISAGEYDDPIEGTEQGEVEYEITRRRWLETAG, from the coding sequence ATGCCGACCCTTCGCACCCCGCGGCTTACCCTCGTGCCTCTGCGCGACGAGCACCTCGAGCTGGAGTACGAGCTGGACTCCGACCCGGAGGTGATGCGCTACCTCACCGGACGCGCCGCGACCCGGGCCGAAGTCGAGCGGGCGCACGCGCGGCGGATGGCCACCGAACCCGGGTTCGGCTTCTGGATGGGCTTCGCGCGGGAAGACTTCGTGGGGTGGTGGCTTTTGCGGCCGCCTCACGGCCCGGATCAGCCGGAAGTGGACGGCGAGGCGGAGCTGGGATATCGGCTGCTGCGCCGCCAGTGGCGGCAGGGGTACGCGCGGGAGGGTTCGCTCGAGCTGCTCCGCTACGGCTTCGAGGAGCTGGGCCTCGATCGTATTTTCGCGCAGACCATGGCGGTCAACACGCCCTCGCGGGCGACGATGGTGTCGGCGGGGCTGACGTTCGCCCGGGCGTTCATCTCGGCCGGGGAGTACGACGACCCGATCGAAGGCACCGAGCAGGGTGAGGTCGAGTACGAGATCACGCGGCGCCGCTGGCTGGAGACGGCGGGCTAA
- a CDS encoding NADH-quinone oxidoreductase subunit C — protein sequence MTENPQPGEEQSSAERAETGLTAKGPGSAEPVVTGRERQGMFGVHGTGDTSGYGGVRLPAYSPAPAERPYGGWFDQFADEFYAALAERKIPAEAILQTTVDRGEITFYVAREHLPAIAKTLRDDGGLRFELLSSVSGVDYGVDVPQRLHAVYHFTSLTYRRRIRLEVTLDVEDAHVPSLVETYPTADWQEREAWDMFGIVFDGHPALTRILMPDDWDGHPQRKDYPLGGIPVEYKGAEIPPPDQRRSYS from the coding sequence ATGACTGAGAACCCCCAACCCGGCGAAGAGCAGTCGAGCGCCGAACGCGCCGAAACCGGCCTGACGGCGAAGGGCCCCGGCTCGGCCGAACCGGTCGTCACCGGGCGCGAACGCCAGGGCATGTTCGGCGTCCACGGCACCGGCGACACCTCCGGCTACGGCGGCGTCCGGCTCCCGGCGTACAGCCCGGCGCCGGCCGAGCGCCCGTACGGCGGCTGGTTCGACCAGTTCGCCGACGAGTTCTACGCCGCGCTGGCCGAGCGCAAGATCCCCGCCGAGGCGATCCTGCAGACGACGGTCGACCGCGGCGAGATCACCTTCTACGTCGCCCGCGAGCACCTGCCCGCCATCGCGAAGACGCTGCGCGACGACGGCGGCCTCCGGTTCGAGCTGCTGTCGTCGGTGTCCGGTGTGGACTACGGCGTCGACGTCCCGCAGCGGCTGCACGCGGTCTACCACTTCACGTCGCTGACCTACCGGCGCCGGATCCGCCTCGAGGTCACCCTCGACGTCGAGGACGCGCACGTGCCGTCGCTGGTGGAGACCTACCCGACCGCCGACTGGCAGGAGCGGGAGGCCTGGGACATGTTCGGGATCGTCTTCGACGGCCACCCGGCGCTGACCCGGATCCTGATGCCGGACGACTGGGACGGCCACCCCCAGCGCAAGGACTACCCGCTCGGCGGGATCCCGGTCGAATACAAGGGCGCGGAGATCCCGCCGCCGGACCAGCGGAGGTCGTACTCGTGA
- a CDS encoding M1 family metallopeptidase, which yields MRARTRTGLGALAAGVVSVLLAGTASAAPAPGAPGAGDPYYPNAGNGGTDVLHYDIRLTYQPATDLLSGTTTLLLTATQDLSRFDLDFALKASSVRVNNRPAQFTNQTGNGELVVTPAQPLLKGQTATVVVAYADTPSTETVDGINAWKKGSFGALGIDEPQSSAWWFPANDHPTDKATYDVSIEAPDDNAAISNGTLVRKTKQRAGWTRWQWRSTKPQATYLTSFIVGKYEVIESTTPDGKPFVTAYGADLGDSLYAAKASVERTPEIDEFLATQFGPYPFEAEGGVVTSGITFSLENQTRPTYGARNFRAGSNTTLIAHENAHQWFGDNVSLGRWSDIWLNEGFASYAEWLWSEHEGEGTVAELAQYTYDSNPADGDLWKLVPADPGADNQFDNAVYDRGALTLQALRTAVGDQAFFAILKAWQAQKGGKDGRILEFIALAEKISGKPLHDLFQTWLYTAGKPAVGPNGAAAPAAVAARSAAPAPAKPRSYDQIQANHRFLAAEHAG from the coding sequence ATGCGTGCAAGAACGCGCACCGGTCTCGGCGCGCTCGCGGCCGGCGTCGTCTCGGTGCTGCTCGCCGGCACCGCGAGCGCGGCGCCCGCGCCCGGCGCCCCCGGTGCCGGCGACCCGTACTACCCGAACGCCGGCAACGGCGGCACCGACGTGCTGCACTACGACATCCGGCTGACCTACCAGCCCGCGACCGACCTCCTGTCGGGCACCACGACGCTGCTGCTCACCGCGACGCAGGACCTCTCGCGGTTCGACCTGGACTTCGCGCTGAAGGCGTCGAGCGTGCGGGTGAACAACCGGCCGGCGCAGTTCACGAACCAGACCGGCAACGGCGAGCTCGTCGTCACGCCGGCGCAGCCGCTGCTCAAGGGCCAGACCGCGACGGTCGTCGTCGCCTACGCGGACACGCCGTCGACCGAGACGGTCGACGGCATCAACGCGTGGAAGAAGGGCTCCTTCGGCGCGCTCGGCATCGACGAGCCGCAGAGCTCGGCGTGGTGGTTCCCGGCCAACGACCACCCGACCGACAAGGCGACCTACGACGTCTCCATCGAGGCGCCGGACGACAACGCCGCCATCTCCAACGGCACCCTGGTCCGCAAGACGAAACAGCGCGCCGGCTGGACCCGCTGGCAGTGGCGGAGCACCAAGCCGCAGGCGACGTACCTGACGTCGTTCATCGTCGGCAAGTACGAGGTCATCGAGTCCACGACGCCCGACGGCAAGCCGTTCGTGACGGCGTACGGAGCCGACCTCGGCGACTCGCTGTACGCGGCGAAGGCCAGCGTCGAGCGGACGCCGGAGATCGACGAGTTCCTGGCGACGCAGTTCGGGCCGTACCCGTTCGAGGCCGAGGGTGGCGTCGTGACCAGCGGGATCACGTTCTCCCTGGAGAACCAGACCCGCCCGACGTACGGCGCCCGCAACTTCCGCGCGGGCTCGAACACCACGCTGATCGCGCACGAGAACGCCCACCAGTGGTTCGGCGACAACGTGTCCCTCGGCCGCTGGAGCGACATCTGGCTGAACGAGGGCTTCGCGTCCTACGCGGAGTGGCTGTGGTCGGAGCACGAGGGCGAGGGCACGGTCGCCGAGCTGGCGCAGTACACGTACGACTCCAACCCGGCCGACGGCGACCTGTGGAAGCTCGTCCCCGCCGACCCGGGCGCGGACAACCAGTTCGACAACGCGGTCTACGACCGGGGTGCGCTGACGCTGCAGGCGCTGCGGACGGCCGTCGGTGACCAGGCGTTCTTCGCCATCTTGAAGGCGTGGCAGGCGCAGAAGGGCGGGAAGGACGGGCGGATCCTGGAGTTCATCGCGCTGGCGGAGAAGATCTCGGGCAAGCCCCTGCACGACCTGTTCCAGACGTGGCTGTACACGGCGGGCAAGCCGGCGGTGGGCCCGAACGGCGCTGCCGCTCCGGCCGCGGTGGCCGCCCGCTCGGCTGCTCCGGCTCCGGCCAAGCCGCGCTCGTACGACCAGATCCAGGCGAACCACCGGTTCCTCGCCGCCGAACACGCGGGCTGA
- a CDS encoding demethylmenaquinone methyltransferase — MSRASLDKDPHEVAAMFDGVASGYDRANSFMTFGFDRRWRTTTARVLDARRGEKVLDLAAGTGVSTVEYARGGAWCLAADFSFGMLKAGLHRRVPMVAADALNLPFADESFDAVTISLALRNFVDTKAALTEIARVVKPGGRLVICEVSTPPFAPIRFIHRRFMLKLLTWVGKRTSSNPEAYSYLAESMLAWPDQRTLGEIIASAGWTDVEWLNLTFGVVAIHRARKPA; from the coding sequence ATGTCACGCGCAAGCCTGGACAAGGACCCGCACGAGGTCGCGGCAATGTTCGACGGCGTCGCGTCCGGGTACGACCGGGCGAACTCGTTCATGACCTTCGGCTTCGACCGGCGCTGGCGCACCACCACCGCCCGCGTCCTCGACGCCCGCCGCGGCGAAAAGGTCCTGGACCTCGCCGCCGGCACCGGGGTGTCCACCGTCGAGTACGCCCGCGGGGGCGCGTGGTGCCTGGCCGCGGACTTCTCGTTCGGCATGCTGAAGGCCGGGCTGCACCGCCGGGTCCCGATGGTGGCCGCGGACGCGCTGAACCTCCCGTTCGCCGACGAGAGCTTCGACGCCGTGACGATCTCCCTGGCGCTGCGCAACTTCGTCGACACGAAGGCCGCGCTCACCGAGATCGCCCGCGTGGTCAAGCCGGGTGGCCGGCTGGTGATCTGCGAGGTCTCGACCCCGCCGTTCGCCCCGATCCGGTTCATCCACCGGCGGTTCATGCTGAAGCTGCTCACCTGGGTCGGCAAGCGGACGTCGTCGAATCCCGAGGCCTACTCCTACCTGGCCGAATCGATGCTGGCCTGGCCCGACCAGCGCACCCTCGGCGAGATCATCGCGAGCGCGGGCTGGACCGACGTCGAGTGGTTGAACCTCACATTCGGGGTCGTGGCGATCCACCGCGCGCGAAAGCCTGCCTAA
- a CDS encoding NADH-quinone oxidoreductase subunit B has translation MGLEEKLPNGILLASLEGLVNWSRKNSMWPATFGLACCAIEMMTVGGSRYDIARFGMERFSATPRQADLMIVAGRVTQKMAPVLRQIYDQMAEPKWVLAMGVCASSGGMFNNYAVVQGVDHIVPVDMYLPGCPPRPEMLLDAILKLHAKIQDEPINARRAAIRAASGARTELVASSIKYAKK, from the coding sequence ATGGGCCTCGAAGAGAAACTCCCCAACGGCATCCTCCTGGCCAGTCTCGAAGGGCTGGTCAACTGGTCGCGGAAGAACTCGATGTGGCCGGCCACCTTCGGGCTCGCCTGCTGCGCGATCGAGATGATGACCGTCGGCGGTTCCCGCTACGACATCGCCCGCTTCGGCATGGAGCGCTTCAGCGCGACGCCGCGCCAGGCCGACCTGATGATCGTCGCCGGCCGGGTCACCCAGAAGATGGCCCCGGTCCTGCGCCAGATCTACGACCAGATGGCCGAGCCCAAGTGGGTGCTCGCCATGGGTGTCTGCGCCTCCTCCGGCGGCATGTTCAACAACTACGCCGTGGTCCAGGGCGTCGACCACATCGTGCCGGTCGACATGTACCTGCCCGGCTGCCCGCCGCGGCCGGAGATGCTGCTGGACGCGATCCTCAAGCTGCACGCCAAGATCCAGGACGAGCCGATCAACGCCCGCCGCGCCGCCATCCGCGCCGCCAGCGGGGCGCGGACCGAGCTCGTCGCGTCGTCGATCAAGTACGCGAAGAAGTAG
- a CDS encoding AfsR/SARP family transcriptional regulator, whose translation MEFEVLGPITLVSGARAIPVPGRLRRVLLGVLLADANHFVRADVLADALWDGDPDRRAARKLHWHVHKLRSVLPDRERLDSGHGGYRIVVRPGELDAERFEALAGRVAGEPRPAERTALIREALALWHGTPYGGLDVPVLADEALRLTERRLVLLEQLHQAELDLGRHAAVVVELTGLVRRYPLRERLHYLLMVALSLDGRRAEALDAYRGARRVLVRQLGLEPGRALRDLERRILADGPAAWPATGPSGGDQMTRR comes from the coding sequence GTGGAGTTCGAGGTTCTCGGTCCGATCACCCTGGTTTCCGGCGCACGGGCGATCCCCGTGCCCGGCCGGCTGCGGCGCGTCCTGCTCGGCGTGCTCCTGGCCGACGCCAACCACTTCGTCCGGGCCGACGTGCTGGCCGACGCGCTGTGGGACGGCGATCCCGACCGGCGCGCGGCGCGGAAGCTGCACTGGCACGTGCACAAGCTGCGGTCCGTGCTGCCCGACCGCGAGCGGCTGGACTCCGGGCACGGCGGCTACCGGATCGTCGTCCGGCCGGGCGAACTCGACGCCGAGCGCTTCGAAGCGCTCGCCGGGCGGGTGGCGGGGGAGCCGCGCCCCGCCGAACGGACCGCGTTGATCCGCGAGGCGCTCGCGTTGTGGCACGGCACGCCGTACGGCGGTCTGGACGTCCCGGTACTGGCCGACGAAGCCCTGCGGCTGACCGAACGCCGCCTGGTCCTGCTCGAACAGCTGCACCAGGCCGAACTGGACCTCGGGCGGCACGCGGCGGTGGTGGTCGAGCTGACCGGCCTGGTGCGGCGGTATCCGCTGCGCGAACGGCTGCACTACCTGCTGATGGTGGCGCTGTCGCTCGACGGGCGGCGGGCGGAGGCGCTCGACGCCTACCGCGGCGCCCGCCGGGTGCTGGTCCGGCAGCTCGGCCTGGAACCGGGCCGCGCGCTGCGGGACCTCGAACGCCGGATCCTGGCGGACGGGCCCGCGGCCTGGCCGGCCACGGGCCCGTCCGGCGGGGATCAGATGACGCGCAGGTAG
- a CDS encoding NADH-quinone oxidoreductase subunit A, protein MLTLLTRTETVQLAQEAPSLKPYLPLVLLFVLALGFAVLSVLLGPLVGPSRYNKAKLEAYECGIEPSPQPLVGAGRMPVAYYITAMMFILFDIEMVFLYPFAVQADALGTFGLVEILLFIATVGFAYAYVWRRGGLDWN, encoded by the coding sequence GTGCTGACGTTGCTGACCCGAACCGAGACGGTGCAGCTGGCTCAAGAGGCCCCGAGCCTGAAGCCCTACCTGCCCCTGGTCCTGTTGTTCGTGCTGGCGCTCGGGTTTGCCGTGCTGTCGGTGCTCCTGGGCCCGCTCGTCGGTCCCAGTCGCTACAACAAGGCCAAGCTCGAGGCCTACGAGTGCGGCATCGAACCGTCCCCGCAGCCGCTCGTCGGCGCCGGGCGGATGCCGGTGGCGTACTACATCACCGCAATGATGTTCATCCTGTTCGACATCGAGATGGTCTTCCTCTACCCGTTCGCCGTGCAGGCGGACGCGCTGGGCACGTTCGGCCTGGTGGAGATCCTGCTGTTCATCGCGACGGTCGGCTTCGCGTACGCCTACGTGTGGCGGCGCGGCGGCCTGGATTGGAACTAG